One part of the Spiroplasma turonicum genome encodes these proteins:
- a CDS encoding aldo/keto reductase produces MKKIRLNDGNEMPIISFGTYQMTNLLECEEAVLNALDAGYRAIDTAQSYYNEEAVGNALSKTNIGRENIFITTKIWVSNYNYNKTIDSFMVSLKKLQVSYVDLILIHQPFGYYRESLEALKFLRSKGYIKSIGISNFYDDKLADLCLFNDDNFAPAVNQIEINPFFQRSNNINNNLKFNVVPQAWAPFAEGRNDIFNNQILTTIAKKHNKSVAQVILRWLIERNIPFVTKSINKNRILENISIFDFKLDASDLSEICNLDLNESQFFKHNEISGVELMYNLVKKRDNNK; encoded by the coding sequence ATGAAAAAAATTAGATTAAATGATGGTAATGAAATGCCAATTATTTCATTTGGTACTTATCAAATGACAAATTTATTAGAATGTGAAGAAGCGGTTTTAAATGCACTAGATGCAGGTTATAGAGCAATTGACACTGCACAAAGTTATTATAATGAAGAAGCTGTTGGTAATGCATTATCCAAAACTAATATTGGACGTGAAAATATATTTATAACTACAAAAATTTGAGTTAGTAATTATAATTATAATAAAACGATTGATTCTTTCATGGTTTCATTAAAAAAATTACAAGTATCGTATGTAGATTTAATTCTTATTCATCAACCATTTGGTTATTATAGAGAATCCTTGGAAGCTTTAAAATTTTTAAGAAGTAAAGGTTATATAAAGTCAATTGGTATTTCAAATTTTTATGATGATAAATTAGCAGACCTTTGTTTATTTAACGATGATAATTTTGCCCCAGCAGTAAATCAAATTGAAATAAACCCGTTTTTTCAAAGAAGTAATAATATTAATAACAACTTAAAATTTAATGTTGTACCTCAAGCATGAGCTCCATTTGCTGAAGGAAGAAATGATATATTTAATAATCAAATATTAACTACTATTGCTAAAAAACATAATAAGTCAGTTGCACAAGTAATACTTAGATGATTAATTGAGAGAAATATACCTTTTGTAACAAAAAGTATAAATAAAAATAGAATACTTGAAAATATTTCAATCTTTGATTTTAAGTTAGACGCATCTGATTTAAGTGAAATATGTAATCTTGATTTAAATGAATCACAATTTTTTAAACATAATGAAATATCAGGGGTTGAATTAATGTACAACTTAGTAA